A genomic window from Spiroplasma endosymbiont of Labia minor includes:
- a CDS encoding iron-containing alcohol dehydrogenase, which translates to MIYDFQYYNPTKIYFGKNSLTSLNDELKNYGANILLVYGFSSIKKSGLYDKVIQILKNANKNIIELSGVMPNPTFKKMIEGAELVKRHSIDLILAVGGGSVIDISKGISAAAYCKTDPWEKFWIKHESVDTKITPIASILTMVGTASEMNGGSVITNEELTIKTGNVFSQELYPKFSILNPEYTFTVPEYQMVSGIADTMLHLLEQYFSGEDDNTSDYLIEGLLRSLFHSTPIAVKNPLDYESRSNIMWIATTALNNLVGLSKAQDWKVHQIEHQLSAYTDCAHGMGLATIAIPYYRYIYKYGLQKFKRFAINVFNVNPTTKTDDAIALEGLDLLSKFIKDSKMVTTLKELGATPEMLPKIANSVSDRGGAYKILNNDEILQILQNCYE; encoded by the coding sequence ATGATTTATGATTTTCAATATTATAATCCAACCAAAATTTATTTTGGTAAAAATTCATTGACTAGTTTGAATGACGAATTAAAAAATTATGGAGCAAATATATTATTAGTTTATGGATTTTCTTCAATTAAAAAAAGTGGTTTATATGATAAAGTGATTCAAATTTTAAAAAATGCAAATAAAAATATTATTGAATTGTCTGGAGTTATGCCAAATCCAACTTTTAAAAAAATGATAGAAGGAGCTGAATTGGTAAAGAGACATAGTATAGATTTAATTTTAGCTGTCGGAGGTGGCTCTGTAATAGATATTTCCAAAGGTATTTCAGCAGCAGCATATTGCAAGACAGATCCGTGAGAAAAATTTTGAATTAAACACGAAAGCGTTGATACAAAAATTACACCAATAGCTTCAATATTAACTATGGTTGGCACAGCGTCAGAAATGAATGGTGGTTCTGTAATTACAAATGAAGAACTGACAATTAAAACTGGAAATGTTTTTTCACAAGAACTGTATCCAAAATTCTCAATATTAAATCCAGAATATACATTTACAGTACCTGAATATCAAATGGTTTCAGGCATTGCCGACACAATGTTGCACTTATTAGAACAATATTTTTCGGGTGAAGATGATAATACTTCAGATTATTTAATTGAAGGATTACTTCGTTCACTATTTCATTCAACTCCAATAGCAGTCAAAAATCCATTGGATTATGAATCAAGAAGTAATATTATGTGAATTGCAACTACAGCATTAAATAATTTGGTAGGTTTATCAAAAGCACAGGATTGAAAAGTTCATCAAATAGAACATCAATTGAGTGCTTATACAGATTGTGCACACGGTATGGGATTAGCAACAATAGCTATTCCATATTACCGTTATATTTATAAATATGGTTTGCAAAAATTTAAACGTTTTGCAATTAATGTATTTAATGTAAATCCGACAACTAAAACGGATGATGCAATAGCTCTTGAAGGTTTAGATTTACTTTCAAAATTTATTAAAGATAGCAAAATGGTTACAACTTTAAAAGAGTTGGGAGCTACACCAGAAATGCTTCCTAAAATTGCAAATTCAGTAAGTGACAGAGGCGGAGCGTATAAAATATTGAATAATGATGAAATTTTACAAATTTTACAGAATTGTTATGAATAA
- the atpF gene encoding F0F1 ATP synthase subunit B: protein MFNIFSAPGVPEVVTQLFPNLPNFIAHVLATIVIVLVLAKLVYKPFRKTIETRRNKINELLDDAAERQAKANKNQRDAELVLKEAKNESLTIVKQARTEADVTKMQIITDARTEATNLNADAKNAIVRERQEAEAQIRQTIIDTALMAASKVLGKVIDKKTNETLVDDFIKSLDK, encoded by the coding sequence ATGTTTAATATATTTTCTGCACCAGGGGTGCCTGAAGTTGTTACTCAGTTATTTCCAAACTTACCAAATTTTATAGCTCATGTTCTAGCTACAATAGTTATTGTGCTTGTATTAGCAAAATTAGTGTATAAACCATTTAGGAAAACTATAGAAACACGTAGAAATAAAATTAATGAATTATTAGACGATGCTGCAGAACGTCAAGCAAAAGCTAATAAAAATCAACGTGATGCTGAATTGGTATTAAAAGAAGCTAAAAATGAATCACTTACAATTGTAAAACAAGCTCGTACAGAAGCTGATGTTACAAAAATGCAAATTATAACAGATGCCAGAACAGAGGCAACTAATTTAAATGCAGACGCAAAAAATGCAATTGTTCGTGAAAGACAAGAAGCTGAAGCTCAAATTAGACAAACTATTATTGATACTGCTCTTATGGCAGCATCAAAAGTTTTAGGTAAAGTGATTGATAAAAAAACTAACGAAACGCTAGTTGATGATTTTATCAAATCTTTAGATAAATAA
- a CDS encoding F0F1 ATP synthase subunit C, whose protein sequence is MLLTDFVNNIAGSYMSVVAGLLTNIFATNLLATTTETGQGLKLLGAGVAIVGALGAGIGQGAAGQGACMAIGRNPEAASKITSTMIIAAGIAESGAIYALVVAILLIFVA, encoded by the coding sequence ATGTTATTAACAGATTTTGTAAACAATATTGCAGGAAGTTATATGAGTGTAGTGGCAGGCTTATTAACAAATATTTTTGCTACTAACTTGTTAGCAACAACAACCGAAACTGGACAAGGTTTAAAATTATTAGGAGCCGGAGTTGCAATTGTTGGAGCTTTAGGAGCTGGTATTGGTCAAGGTGCTGCAGGTCAAGGTGCTTGTATGGCTATCGGTAGAAATCCAGAAGCAGCATCTAAAATTACATCAACAATGATTATTGCAGCTGGTATTGCAGAATCAGGTGCAATTTATGCATTGGTTGTTGCTATTTTATTAATTTTTGTTGCTTAA
- the atpD gene encoding F0F1 ATP synthase subunit beta, producing MANNIGKIVQVLGPVVDVKFDEDNIPKLYNALTIKTMDNQELVLEGVQHVGDETVRCISMGPTEGLMRGMDVIDTGAAISVPVGDEVLGRMFNVLGKAIDLKPELDNVKRMPIHREAPAYDELTPTAEILETGIKVVDLIVPFAKGGKIGLFGGAGVGKTVLVQELINNVAKAHGGISVFAGVGERTREGNDLYYEMIEAGVIDKTSLVFGQMNEPPGARMRIALTGLTIAEYFRDEKNQDVLLFIDNIFRFTQAGSEVSALLGRMPSAVGYQPTLSTEMGALQERITSTKKGSITSVQAVFVPADDLTDPAPATTFAHLDARTVLDRGISALGIYPAIDPLSSSSRMLDPDIVGEEHYQVAMGVQEILQKYKDLQSIIAILGMDELSEEDKIIVSRARKVRNFFSQPFFVGAKFTGREGKYVSAAETVKSFKSILDGECDEIPEGYFMYVGNLDEVWDKHNQDNKKK from the coding sequence ATGGCAAACAATATTGGGAAAATTGTTCAGGTTCTAGGACCAGTTGTCGACGTTAAATTTGATGAAGACAACATTCCAAAACTTTACAATGCTTTAACAATTAAAACAATGGATAATCAAGAGTTAGTCTTGGAAGGTGTTCAACATGTTGGAGATGAAACAGTTCGTTGTATTTCTATGGGACCAACCGAAGGATTAATGCGTGGAATGGATGTTATTGATACAGGTGCAGCAATTTCAGTACCTGTTGGTGATGAAGTTTTAGGTAGAATGTTTAATGTTTTAGGTAAAGCAATTGATTTAAAACCAGAACTAGATAATGTAAAACGTATGCCAATTCATAGAGAAGCACCAGCTTATGATGAATTAACACCAACAGCCGAAATTTTAGAAACTGGAATTAAAGTTGTTGATTTAATCGTGCCTTTTGCAAAAGGTGGGAAAATTGGATTATTTGGTGGAGCTGGAGTTGGTAAAACTGTTCTAGTTCAGGAATTAATTAATAATGTGGCTAAAGCACACGGTGGTATTTCGGTATTTGCTGGAGTTGGTGAACGAACAAGAGAAGGAAATGACCTTTATTATGAAATGATAGAGGCTGGAGTTATTGATAAAACTTCACTAGTTTTCGGTCAAATGAATGAACCACCGGGTGCTCGTATGCGAATTGCCTTAACAGGACTAACAATTGCTGAATACTTTAGAGACGAAAAAAATCAAGATGTTTTGTTGTTTATAGATAACATATTTAGATTTACGCAAGCAGGTTCAGAAGTATCTGCATTATTGGGGCGTATGCCTTCAGCTGTTGGTTATCAACCAACTTTATCAACTGAAATGGGAGCACTTCAAGAAAGAATTACATCTACAAAAAAAGGTTCAATTACTTCAGTTCAAGCTGTCTTTGTTCCTGCGGATGATTTAACAGATCCTGCCCCAGCAACAACTTTTGCTCATTTAGATGCACGTACCGTTTTAGATAGAGGAATATCTGCTTTGGGAATTTATCCAGCTATTGATCCGCTGAGTTCATCATCTAGAATGTTGGATCCAGATATTGTTGGAGAAGAACATTATCAAGTAGCAATGGGTGTTCAAGAAATATTGCAAAAATATAAAGATTTACAATCTATCATTGCTATTTTAGGAATGGATGAATTATCTGAAGAAGATAAAATTATTGTTTCAAGAGCTCGTAAAGTTCGTAATTTCTTTTCACAACCATTTTTTGTTGGTGCAAAATTTACAGGCAGAGAAGGTAAATATGTTTCAGCAGCCGAAACTGTCAAATCATTTAAATCAATTTTAGATGGAGAATGTGATGAAATTCCAGAAGGTTATTTTATGTATGTTGGTAATTTAGATGAAGTTTGAGATAAACATAATCAAGACAATAAGAAAAAATAA
- a CDS encoding 5'-3' exonuclease gives MEQNDVLAKKTILIIDGYHLLHKGFYGSLKRNKNSINKDGILVNAVYTFISKINECISKQKYHTIIVTFDVGNSCWRKEIYPEYKAKRKDTPEELLPQMQIVRNFLTDANIPWYERPTFEGDDIMGTISRIAIMLGYKIEILSNDKDIYQLVNENVTVVSKASRSAPEVFVDTKTVIEEFQCLPSQIPDIKSLMGDSSDNLKGVTGLHYKTAQQLLEKYRTVENIFNKIDEIEDKNLSERLLRNKDKILMNKELATIKTNVDLGRINLRSLKVDYYGWSKFLYENGMYSFLKTIKPALDRQKEFRRAARIAKETAIENGEDWTTKRFEFYKQYKDKLEKDIHRNFNKTNDNYSTKLENYNEDSD, from the coding sequence ATGGAACAAAACGATGTTTTGGCAAAAAAAACCATTTTGATAATTGATGGTTATCATCTTTTACATAAAGGTTTTTATGGTTCTTTAAAAAGAAATAAAAATTCAATTAACAAGGATGGAATTCTTGTTAATGCAGTATATACATTTATATCAAAAATAAATGAATGTATATCAAAACAAAAATATCATACAATCATTGTTACATTTGATGTGGGAAATTCATGTTGAAGGAAAGAAATATATCCAGAATACAAAGCAAAAAGAAAAGACACACCAGAAGAATTATTACCACAAATGCAAATTGTACGTAATTTCTTAACAGATGCAAATATACCATGATATGAAAGACCAACTTTTGAAGGCGATGATATCATGGGAACAATTTCACGAATTGCAATAATGTTGGGATATAAAATTGAAATATTATCAAACGATAAAGATATATACCAACTGGTAAACGAAAATGTAACAGTAGTTTCAAAAGCTTCAAGAAGTGCTCCTGAAGTATTTGTTGACACAAAAACTGTAATAGAAGAATTTCAATGTTTACCAAGTCAAATACCAGATATTAAATCTTTGATGGGTGATAGTTCAGATAATTTAAAAGGTGTTACAGGATTACATTACAAAACAGCACAACAATTATTAGAAAAATACAGAACTGTTGAAAATATATTTAACAAAATTGATGAAATTGAAGATAAAAATCTTTCTGAAAGATTACTTCGTAACAAGGATAAAATTTTAATGAATAAAGAATTAGCAACAATTAAAACTAATGTAGATTTAGGAAGAATTAATCTACGATCATTGAAAGTTGATTATTATGGATGAAGCAAATTTTTATATGAAAACGGTATGTATTCATTCTTAAAAACAATTAAGCCAGCTCTAGATAGACAAAAAGAGTTTAGAAGAGCTGCCAGGATTGCAAAAGAAACTGCCATTGAAAATGGCGAAGATTGAACTACAAAGCGTTTTGAATTTTACAAACAATACAAAGATAAATTAGAAAAAGATATACATAGAAATTTTAATAAAACAAACGATAACTACAGTACGAAACTAGAAAATTATAACGAAGATTCAGACTAG
- a CDS encoding F0F1 ATP synthase subunit epsilon — translation MANQIMLKIVTPEGIFIDDKLVDIVNLQTVDGDIGVLYNHAPIISTLKISVVSYAINGAHTYIHVHRGLVLISQKQVKIITERLYLVDEQGIRLDDKPLEAN, via the coding sequence ATGGCAAATCAAATAATGTTAAAAATTGTTACACCTGAAGGAATTTTTATTGATGATAAACTTGTTGATATAGTTAATTTACAAACAGTTGATGGTGACATTGGTGTTTTGTATAATCATGCTCCAATTATTTCAACTTTAAAAATAAGTGTGGTAAGTTATGCAATTAATGGTGCACATACATATATTCATGTTCATAGAGGTTTGGTTTTAATAAGTCAAAAACAAGTAAAAATTATTACAGAAAGATTGTATTTAGTGGATGAGCAAGGTATTAGACTTGACGATAAACCATTAGAGGCAAATTAA
- a CDS encoding MG406 family protein, whose translation MKKHSIRLGPQFINSLLVLSVILISFVVVIGLFVGNLINWTWITGWAIGAIVICCAWFALAKSTKMLFILENHFLYYFFFVLRTGLYFIPFLIAYEANSIFSIFGVIIGYAPFVVFPFISFVITKNIKIEMKTSDQFQELN comes from the coding sequence GTGAAAAAACACTCAATTAGATTAGGGCCTCAATTTATAAATAGTTTGCTTGTACTGTCTGTAATACTTATTTCGTTTGTTGTAGTTATTGGCTTATTTGTCGGTAATTTAATAAATTGAACATGAATTACGGGTTGGGCTATTGGTGCGATAGTTATTTGTTGCGCGTGATTTGCGCTTGCTAAATCAACAAAAATGTTGTTTATTTTGGAAAACCACTTTTTGTATTACTTTTTTTTCGTATTAAGAACCGGTTTGTATTTTATACCATTCTTGATTGCATATGAAGCCAATTCTATTTTTAGTATTTTTGGTGTAATAATTGGTTATGCGCCTTTTGTTGTATTTCCATTTATTAGTTTTGTTATAACCAAAAATATAAAAATAGAAATGAAGACTTCAGATCAATTTCAAGAACTAAATTAA
- the atpA gene encoding F0F1 ATP synthase subunit alpha — MALNIKEISEVIERQIKQYGKEIVKSEEGTVVTVGDGVTLLYGLDNAMMGELLVFPNNIYGMVLNLEDGAVGAVLMGDDSLVKEGDTVKRTGRVVEIRVGNELLGRVVNALGQPIDGNGDIKTNKFRPVERIASGVMARQSVDQPMETGIISVDAIIPIGKGQRELIIGDRQTGKTAIAIDAIINQKNKNVKCVYVAIGQKESTVAQVVEKLKLAGALEYTVIVSASASELSPLQYLSPYTGVTIAEEWMFNGEDVLIVYDDLSKHAVAYRTMALLLRRPPGREAYPGDVFYLHSRLLERAARLNKENGGGSITALPIIETQAGDISAYIPTNVISITDGQIFLSESMFNKGNRPAVNTGFSVSRVGSSAQIKAIKQVAGTLKLELAQYFELEAFSKFGSDLDEATRQTLEHGSRVLEILKQRQYSPLEQVDQAMILLAVKNRLIKWLPLDLILDLKNALVHHFQKSPEGKKLREKLMETKAFDDELSNAIDKENKVILKRFIDKIHDYQSTKYGTEAEFKELFAKK, encoded by the coding sequence ATGGCATTAAATATTAAAGAAATATCTGAAGTTATTGAACGTCAGATAAAACAATATGGTAAAGAAATAGTTAAATCAGAAGAAGGAACTGTTGTTACTGTTGGAGATGGAGTCACATTATTATACGGACTAGATAATGCTATGATGGGGGAATTATTGGTTTTCCCAAATAATATTTATGGAATGGTTTTAAATTTAGAAGACGGAGCAGTAGGAGCTGTTTTAATGGGGGATGATTCTCTTGTTAAAGAAGGCGATACAGTTAAACGTACAGGAAGAGTTGTTGAAATCAGAGTCGGAAATGAATTATTAGGTCGTGTTGTTAATGCTTTAGGACAACCAATTGATGGCAATGGTGACATAAAAACTAATAAATTTAGACCAGTGGAACGTATTGCATCTGGTGTTATGGCTCGTCAATCAGTTGACCAACCAATGGAAACGGGTATTATTTCAGTAGATGCAATTATACCTATTGGTAAAGGACAACGTGAATTAATTATTGGTGACAGACAAACTGGTAAAACAGCTATTGCAATTGATGCAATTATTAATCAAAAAAATAAAAATGTTAAATGTGTTTATGTTGCAATTGGTCAAAAAGAATCTACAGTAGCACAAGTTGTTGAAAAATTAAAATTAGCAGGTGCTTTAGAATACACAGTTATCGTTTCAGCATCAGCATCAGAATTATCACCGTTGCAATATTTATCACCATATACAGGTGTAACTATTGCAGAAGAATGAATGTTCAATGGTGAAGATGTTTTAATTGTTTATGATGATTTATCAAAACATGCTGTTGCATATAGAACGATGGCCTTATTGTTAAGAAGACCACCGGGGCGTGAAGCTTATCCTGGGGATGTCTTTTATTTACATAGTAGATTGCTAGAAAGAGCGGCTAGATTAAATAAAGAAAATGGTGGTGGTTCAATTACTGCTTTACCAATCATCGAAACTCAAGCTGGAGATATTTCTGCATATATACCAACAAATGTTATTTCAATTACAGATGGACAAATTTTCTTGTCAGAATCTATGTTTAATAAAGGTAATAGACCTGCTGTTAATACTGGATTTTCAGTTTCAAGAGTTGGTTCATCTGCACAAATTAAAGCAATTAAACAAGTTGCAGGAACATTGAAATTAGAATTGGCACAATATTTTGAATTGGAAGCTTTTTCAAAATTTGGTTCAGATTTGGATGAGGCAACTAGACAAACTTTAGAACATGGTTCAAGAGTTCTAGAAATTTTAAAACAACGTCAATATAGTCCATTAGAACAAGTTGATCAAGCAATGATTTTATTGGCTGTTAAAAATAGATTAATAAAATGATTACCACTAGATTTAATTCTTGATTTGAAAAATGCATTAGTTCATCATTTTCAAAAATCACCAGAAGGAAAAAAATTGCGTGAAAAATTGATGGAAACAAAAGCATTTGATGATGAATTGAGCAATGCGATAGATAAAGAAAATAAAGTAATTTTGAAACGCTTTATAGATAAAATACACGATTACCAATCAACAAAATATGGAACGGAAGCTGAATTTAAAGAATTATTTGCAAAAAAATAA
- a CDS encoding F0F1 ATP synthase subunit delta — MILSDNVINNWANALMRIAIKEKKVDKYIEQANVIVDVLKIEQNFVDILSTHDAVVDKHKRIAIIDQTFGKFEFEVYVLNALKILLEQEAFRYVRQIFKKVRKYLAKHRNILYGTVWSTIAIDDKKIKLMEQKITKQMGSEVKLINKLDESIIGGVQIIVGNKVFDGSLKGKLADLKILATHNRGE; from the coding sequence ATGATTTTATCAGATAATGTTATTAATAATTGAGCAAATGCACTTATGCGAATAGCAATTAAAGAAAAAAAAGTAGATAAATATATCGAACAAGCTAATGTTATTGTTGATGTATTAAAAATAGAACAAAATTTTGTAGATATTTTATCAACACATGACGCAGTGGTTGATAAACACAAAAGAATAGCTATTATTGATCAAACTTTCGGAAAATTTGAGTTTGAGGTTTATGTTTTAAACGCATTGAAAATTTTGTTAGAACAAGAAGCGTTTAGATATGTGCGCCAAATTTTTAAAAAAGTACGTAAATATTTAGCTAAACATCGAAATATCTTATATGGTACGGTTTGATCTACAATAGCAATTGATGATAAAAAAATTAAATTAATGGAACAAAAAATCACAAAACAAATGGGATCGGAAGTTAAATTAATAAATAAATTAGATGAATCTATTATTGGCGGAGTTCAAATTATTGTTGGAAATAAAGTTTTTGATGGTTCATTAAAAGGAAAACTTGCCGATTTAAAAATTCTGGCAACTCATAATAGAGGGGAGTAG
- a CDS encoding DDE-type integrase/transposase/recombinase, with product MKKYSMTPNYVKKQKNKGMYKSTITKECIIPDLIKRQWNKITEPLSVITTDVSYLIWNGQKAYISTMMDCFTKEIIDFKISYKNDLNLVMENLKDTIKKIRQIKKDLTETIILSDHAQTYNSNVFKTEIQSNNMKQSMGSNFACYDNIIIESWHSRLKCGTIHNNKYNSLHEYIFDVVDWCNHYNKYRKKSNFPLQNWEIRL from the coding sequence ATGAAAAAATATTCAATGACACCAAATTATGTTAAAAAACAAAAAAATAAAGGTATGTATAAAAGTACAATCACAAAAGAATGCATAATACCTGATTTAATCAAAAGACAGTGAAATAAAATTACAGAACCTTTGTCTGTTATTACAACTGATGTAAGCTATTTGATTTGAAATGGTCAAAAAGCTTACATATCGACAATGATGGACTGTTTCACAAAAGAAATTATTGATTTTAAAATAAGTTATAAAAATGATTTGAATTTAGTAATGGAAAACTTAAAAGACACAATTAAGAAAATTAGACAAATAAAAAAAGATCTAACAGAAACGATAATTCTGTCAGATCACGCGCAAACATATAATTCAAACGTATTTAAAACTGAAATTCAATCGAACAACATGAAACAATCAATGGGTTCAAATTTTGCTTGCTATGACAATATTATCATAGAGAGTTGACATTCACGTTTAAAATGCGGAACAATTCATAACAACAAGTATAATTCGTTACATGAATATATTTTCGATGTTGTTGATTGATGTAATCATTACAATAAATATAGAAAAAAATCTAATTTCCCATTGCAAAATTGAGAAATTAGATTATAA
- a CDS encoding F0F1 ATP synthase subunit A, protein MLLADTNMFSGFYDLSNQFLSIILTTIVICVISIIYNKKIRNHKVDEKLTGFLVLMEMFIMWVEDLITGIMGKKYRKLTPYGMYIILYIVVSSVISLIGVEPLTSSYTVTFCMGFATFIGIYYFGLRYQKLRFFKKFLNPLELITQFVPLISISFRLFGNILGGSIILGLLYSFLIGLQGTWGGAHSMFTPGDGNDMTYGWINNDIFNSIDGKLDETWTQQYKYFWTGINPLAILIMPFLHMYFDLFDGAIQSIVFAMLTMAYWEESIGEHGEENEPHKMHGKNNLKENKNLKLKNLKAKNKDTLLTA, encoded by the coding sequence ATGCTTTTAGCAGACACAAATATGTTTAGTGGATTTTACGATCTTTCCAATCAGTTTTTATCAATTATTTTAACAACTATTGTTATTTGCGTGATTTCAATTATTTATAATAAAAAAATTCGAAATCATAAAGTTGATGAAAAATTAACTGGTTTTTTAGTACTCATGGAAATGTTTATAATGTGAGTTGAAGATTTAATTACTGGAATTATGGGGAAAAAATATCGTAAATTAACCCCTTACGGTATGTATATTATTTTATACATAGTAGTTTCTTCGGTTATTTCATTAATTGGTGTTGAGCCATTGACTTCATCTTATACAGTAACTTTTTGTATGGGATTTGCTACATTTATTGGGATTTATTATTTTGGTTTGCGTTATCAAAAATTACGTTTTTTTAAAAAATTTTTAAATCCATTGGAATTAATTACTCAATTTGTTCCGTTAATTTCTATTTCATTTCGTTTATTTGGTAATATCCTTGGTGGTTCAATTATTTTGGGATTATTGTATTCTTTTTTGATTGGATTACAAGGTACTTGAGGTGGAGCACATTCAATGTTTACACCAGGAGATGGTAATGATATGACTTATGGTTGAATTAATAATGATATTTTTAATTCAATTGATGGTAAATTAGACGAAACATGAACTCAACAATATAAATATTTTTGAACGGGTATTAATCCATTAGCGATTCTTATAATGCCATTTTTACATATGTATTTTGATTTATTTGATGGAGCAATCCAATCAATAGTTTTTGCAATGTTAACAATGGCATATTGAGAAGAATCAATAGGTGAACACGGAGAAGAGAATGAGCCACATAAAATGCATGGCAAAAATAACTTGAAAGAAAATAAAAATTTAAAATTAAAAAATCTTAAAGCAAAAAATAAAGACACTTTATTAACGGCATAA
- the atpG gene encoding ATP synthase F1 subunit gamma, whose protein sequence is MPNLGGYKARISSAQDITKITGAMELVATAKLKRVGKRVGETHIYLTEVYNAFNEIIKNVDNSIFLAKDDQKFEKTLWVVVNSNLGLCGAYNANINKLVMQNIKKTDSIYAIGKKAVSFFSARHMNVIYSDLTVDVNFSHEQAGAIGRNLLELFSSKQYDEIKLVYTKFINNVTFEPTILRLFPIVKEKKVENDHTITAQVEFEPDAETILSSSVGLYLNTILLGTIVESQVSEQASRRTAMEAATKNGRELVRNWIIQFNRVRQSVITQEITEIVSGANA, encoded by the coding sequence ATGCCAAATTTAGGTGGATATAAAGCAAGAATTTCATCTGCACAAGATATTACAAAAATTACTGGTGCTATGGAATTGGTAGCTACTGCAAAATTAAAACGTGTTGGTAAACGTGTTGGTGAAACACACATATATTTGACTGAAGTTTATAATGCTTTTAATGAAATTATTAAAAATGTTGATAATTCAATTTTTTTAGCAAAAGATGATCAAAAATTTGAGAAAACATTATGAGTTGTGGTTAATTCAAATTTAGGTTTATGTGGTGCATATAATGCAAACATAAACAAATTGGTGATGCAAAATATTAAAAAAACTGATTCAATTTATGCAATTGGTAAAAAAGCAGTTTCTTTTTTTTCTGCAAGACATATGAATGTAATTTATTCTGACTTGACTGTTGATGTTAATTTTTCACACGAACAAGCTGGAGCAATTGGGAGAAATTTACTAGAATTATTTTCATCAAAACAATATGATGAAATTAAATTAGTTTATACCAAATTTATTAATAATGTTACATTTGAACCAACTATCTTACGATTATTTCCAATAGTAAAAGAAAAAAAGGTTGAAAATGATCACACGATTACAGCTCAAGTAGAGTTTGAACCTGACGCTGAAACAATTTTGTCTTCATCTGTAGGTTTATATTTAAATACAATTTTACTTGGAACAATTGTTGAATCTCAAGTATCTGAACAAGCTTCAAGAAGAACTGCAATGGAAGCCGCAACTAAAAACGGTAGAGAATTAGTGAGAAATTGAATCATTCAATTCAATCGTGTTCGACAAAGTGTTATTACACAAGAAATTACTGAAATTGTTTCTGGTGCAAATGCATAA
- a CDS encoding dual specificity protein phosphatase, with protein MSAQKIRDNLWLGSMRSVPEDTDYVMSLASEIYENDIDFHKYPVYFEDNEHFWFRAFDFPEKNDINLSVVKLVLKRIDEHLKKNDKVYVHCIYGVNRSASHVFMYLIATNQVLKNRDNLQKAILEFQALYPRFSPNPGWLDFLRTWFPFNNWV; from the coding sequence ATGAGTGCACAAAAAATACGTGATAATTTGTGATTGGGTTCAATGAGAAGTGTTCCTGAGGATACTGATTATGTTATGTCTTTAGCTTCTGAAATATATGAAAACGATATAGATTTTCATAAATATCCAGTTTATTTTGAAGATAATGAACATTTTTGATTTAGGGCTTTTGATTTTCCTGAAAAAAACGATATAAATTTATCTGTTGTAAAACTAGTTTTAAAGAGAATTGATGAGCATTTAAAAAAGAATGATAAAGTTTATGTTCATTGCATTTATGGTGTAAACAGATCTGCATCACATGTTTTTATGTATTTAATTGCTACAAATCAAGTTTTGAAAAATCGAGATAATTTGCAGAAAGCAATTTTAGAATTTCAGGCACTATATCCAAGATTTAGTCCAAATCCCGGTTGACTTGATTTTTTAAGGACATGATTTCCGTTTAATAATTGAGTATAA